In Phaseolus vulgaris cultivar G19833 chromosome 7, P. vulgaris v2.0, whole genome shotgun sequence, the genomic stretch ATCCTAAAATACTTTGCattgcaaatattttttttaacacaatATCATTCGAGCAAAAAACAATATATGTGACTAAAAACTAAATCACAAATGAAACAACCACCACAAAATGGAGCAGTGAAacaatattttcctttttttcctaACTTCTGAAATTGATATTCTGAGTAATTTATACAACTCTCAATTTAACAAACATcttaataaaagattaaaagaatCAATCGAACAATAAGGGCTCTTTAATGATATCCGTTTCCAGCAGTCCATTGACTTGCACTTAGCTTTGAGTATACTCAATTTTGTTTTGTACTTTTCCCAATTCTTTATCGTAAAGATGGCAATCATCCAAAAGTTAAGgatagaaaggaaaaaaaaagagaacaaatatatattttttaacttataaaacaaatacattaaaatgaatataagcAAAGACCCTCATGGATTATGAACAAAATGAATGCAGTGTAAACAATTGAATATAAAGTCATGTTGGAGCAATTTACCACCATCTTCTGAAGCACTTTTATATTTTGCATGCAAACTTGTGCACATACTCACAAATATAGAGACAGAGAAACAGAGAACTAATTTGGTGTTTCACCGGCAGGTCCAGGTCGTGCAGCCAGCAAAGGTTGAAGAGCTTTGACTACAATGCTCATGTTTGGTCTGAAATCAGCTTCATATTGCACACAAAGTGCAGCAACAGCAGCCATCTGTAATTAACCAAGTATGAATATTGTTCTTAAATTGATCTTTTATCGTGAAGGACAGTTGTCCAGGATTTCTGTAGTTCCTATGAAAATTCTCAGGGAAAGAATATTGTGCAAGGTTCCTACattttatatttgtatattttccTCTGTGCAAGGTTCCTTTAACTAGTATTAAAATTGAGATTATAAACAACACAAAATTACTGCCTCCAATGATAGAACATTTTAGATTCAAAGTTTGGTCTTCTGCATATTTAGTATTTACTACCTAAACAAAATATAGAATTCAGATGCTACCTCTAGTGAGCTGCTTTACATAGTTTTCCAGTTCATATGCAtacaatttcataatatataagcaATAGAATATTTTCAAGGACATCAATACGACATTAGCaaggaaatgaaaaaaaaagtaaattgtGAAGAAAAGTATACTAAATGACAGTAAGCACCTTAGCAACAGCTTTGGGTGGGTATTCTCCTCCTAGTCTTGTATCAACACACTGCCTGACTTTATCCTCACTGAGTTTTGGTGTAGCCTGAAACAACATATATCCATTGCTGTCATCAGTGTCAGTAGCTAGGATTTTAGAGTCAACAATAGACAGCAATAAAAAGGTTTATTTTCTCCTTTTTGGATTGTATTAGAGGAGGGGTAAAGATAAGATATAGATTAAATTAGTACCCTAGTAACAAAGGTTTATTTTCTCCTCCTTTTGATTGGAGTGTATTTGAGGAGGGATAAAGATAAGATATAGATTAAATTAGTACCCAAGTAACCAGACTTTGCTGTCCACGTGGCAGTGTATGATCAACAGGTTTCCTTCCAGTCAGAAGTTCCAGAAGGACAACGCCAAAACTGTATACATCGCTCTTTGCATTCAATTGTCCAGTCATTGCATATCTGCATCCACAATATTATACAGATAGTAATTCAGCAGTCTGTCAGAGAGGCCAAGGTGCcagatataataaaaatttgtttctaaacATTGATTGATACTATGATAAAGAGACAAAATTTATAGGAATTGTTAACGTCTGTCTAGTGACAGAAAGGAAATTGATTAGTTTGTAATCATGTCTTACTCTGGTGCATGATAACCAAAGGTTCCAAGGACACGAGTAGAATGAAGACGCGCAGCCATGTCCGGAGCTTGATTTGATAAATCAAAATCTGCAATTTTAGCAACATCATCATCAAAGATTAACACATTGCTTGACTTGATGTCCCGGTGGATAATGTGGGGATCAGCCTTCTCGTGCAAGTATTCAAGTCCTCTTGCAGCCCCTACAGCAATCTTTACTCTTTGTGCCCATGACAAAACTGGACCAGGCTGTGCACCTTTAACACCTTTTCTGCCTGCATGAACAATGACAATTGTGAgaacatttatatataataaagatacAGACTTGACTAAAATCTCTCAAGTTGTAATACTGCCAGTGAAGgcaacaaaaagaaaataaaacaatgtCAAAAGCCATGGTCTCCTCTCCTCAGTTCTTCTAACAGAAAAAATTTCAACTTAGCCATTTATCGATGTTAGTATTTTTCTAATTTGAACAAAGAAAAACTATTTACCATGTAAAATATCATGAAGAGATCCATTAGATGCAAACTCATAAGCAAGAATACGGGAGCTTCCATCAATGCAGTACCCAAGCAACCGAACAAAATTTTCATGCTTCAGCCTTGATACCATTGAAAcctaaaagtttaaaaataagaGGGTTAATGGAAATTGAGCAACTTAATGACCTGACAAAAATGTATTAAACCAAGAATGCCATATACATACCTGGGCTAAAAATTCCTCATCAGGCTGTTTACTGGCATCCAACTTCTTGATTGCGGCAGCCTGCTCACTTTTAAGAACACCATAATATACTCTTCCATATGACCCCTCTCCAATCAGAGCATCTTGACCAAAGTTATCTGTAACATCTTTTAGTTCATCTGCTGGTATATTTGGAACTTCAATGGGCTGAGCTTTAACCGGCTGAGTGCCCTGCTTTGCAGTTTCAGAAGCATGATAATTTCCATCATTTCCTGCATAATAGAATTTATCACAATAACTTTGTCAAATTCAATTTTCATGTAAAATAACAACATCAAACaaattaaaccctaaaccctaaaatcaCTCGAAGATGCCAGAATGCTTAGAATAGCAAACTAAACATATATCATCCCTGATGAATTGCTCTAGCATTGTATGAGCCAAATTACCTGCTGGGTTTTTTACTACATAGGGTCCTCCACTTTCAGCAGACTTCTGGAGTTCATCCTCCTCACAACAGCTGAAACAACTCATGATTCTTTCTCACTGAAATATTTATTAGCCCATTAAATCACACTAAATAACAGTTAATTTTTAAtcttgtatttaaaaaaatgcatCGATAAAGATGTCCACATCCCGGTGACAATTGCAATTTTCATCAATTCGAAAGGAAAGAAGGAAGGAAATAGTGCTGTTAGGTGTAGTGTCTGTCCATTTACAATGATTTCTATTTTGAAGTATTTCAGCATAGCTTCATTTCATTTGCATGATATGGAAATTTGAATACACGCAATGCTTTCACTCATTTCATTCATATCAATTAAAAAGCGCAATATAACATTGTCTAACTCTAACAAATACCATCAAATAGAAAACTGAAATATTATATACGAAATTATTCGCACaatttcatcatccttcaacaACAAATGATGTGTAAAAACTTCAAAGAGGTGAAATCAGCGTTTGCGTCCAGTCCACTATGATAAGCTCAACGTTTTTGTTAGCAAAATCTCAATCGATACAGAAGCTAAGCGGAAACGGATCGAAACAGTTTCCGCCAATCAGAGCAAAGTGCAACTAAAGCCCATGCTATCAGTCACAGATCAGTGAAACGCAGAACAAGTTAAAACTGCCGAAATCAAATTTTGccagaaatattaaaaaaaaacgttCATCCAGAAAAGGATAACCGATCgcaaatttgaaaataagacGGAGAAATTGTCTTCACGAAGTGACATTGAATAGTGTGATAGATCGATGAATACCTGAAACGAAATAAGATGACAAAATAGCGGAATTAAGAGTGTAGAGGCGCGGAGAGTGACGGTGCAAGGGGAGGATCTCGCAAAGGAGGCGCAGGATAAGCAGGGAGCAGTGCGTAGGATAAAAGAGTGGAAGAAGTTCTTGACTCGCTTTGAATTGGAATTATGGTTGTTGTGCTGCGTTACAGAGTTACAAGTTTATTATTAGTTACAgggtttatttgtttttattatatattctcTAAAATACAACTAAGTATCATGATTCATCAAGTATTTAAATACCATTAATTCAGCCTCTTTTACGTCTTCTGCACCGACCCTGCTACCCAGACTTGACTTCCGAGGTATAAACATTACACATACCACTAAGTCTCGCCCTCACCGTGTTTCAGTCAACATTAAGAACAAaacacattgaattttttttaatttcaaaatatctttataagttacttttttatttacttaaataaatatataatacagcaaataataatattttccttttttatcaCGAACAAATTTTTCTTGAACCATTTTCATCtatatgtatattttaaaaaaatgcattggttatatatataaagaccCTCTCAATGTAATTATGTTTAGACAAGTTCTTCAATCATTTTCATAGTTGAAAAGTAAGTTGTTTTCTCTAGAAGAAATAGTTAtgagaaaatttatttaaacataatGTAAATTAATTAAACCATTAAAACTTCATAAATACAtcaaaatttcataattaaatcattataattattaaaaagatCTTGTGCTCTCACCGGGAATTTTtaaggttataatattttagaaagtaAGTTTGGTACATAATCTTTTCAATGTTATAAGTTAGTAATTATTTGTCATAGTGACTGCTAACGCGTGTTTAATGTGTTCAAAATCGCTTTTGACAAACAATAGCATTGGATTGGTTTATGAATATAATATGTGTTTGTCTGATTAATTTATTTGTGGAGATATATCTTAATGTATTTACGATTTCTTATTCTTAATTGAGTAAAAGAATTTAAGTTGGGAAACAAAATCAGCTGAGACATGGTCTAATTCATGACTTTGGCCATATTAAGAAAGATATTAGCCGAGACTAATTGACAATTCATAGCAGAAAAATCAGAAATAGTGTGGAATGGTGAATAGTCGTTGAGTTCGTCAATAATGAGTGGGTAGAGTCACAATGAAAGAACTAAAGAAGCACAGCTCCTGCTGGAAAAAGAAACAATTTTATAGTTTTATGTGTCCCACTGACGCGCTTTTATTTTGTATGATAGTTAAGTCACCAATTTCCTTTCTTTTGGAAAGCAGTGTAGACAATTTCCTCCCTCCTGTACAATAGTGTGGACAAATAGAAAATATGATTCACAACTTTTGATTTGTTCTAATAATCTTTAAATTCCTAGTCCAGTAAGGATACTGTTCTCTCCTATGTGGAAAtgactcttatcttttttacccaattaattttcttatattattcATAAAGATGTATTTGTTTATAATTCTGGTTTGAATacatcttctttattatttattgttgaaCTTATTGACTGATATATCAAGAGAATTATTGTATAATATTAAGAGAATTATTGATTGATATCTATTAATACATAAATCATATTCGATTATAAACGGTAATTCAATAATTCTCTATCaatatataataacattaaaGATATTTGCAATTATAATGAACTTGTGATTCCTACTATCTTGATTATGTTGTGACCGTGATGATTAGCACAGTCACCAACCCAGTTTCACCACCTTTCAATCTTGATATGCAAAGTACAAGAAGGCTTACAAAGTTCAAGGAATCAAGATGATTAACTTGACCATAGGATAGTTCAACTTCTTCTTGTATAAATTTTCATAATCTTGATGATCaaaacttaattattttaattataaataaataaaagttttatggattttttgttttgttttgattagtattttgaataaattttcaatttaaatatattaacataattttgaatataaaaagaaaaaaacaaaaatgtataacttaaatttattctttttaaaacattaatgaAACAAGTTTGACtcctaaaatgaaaaaaaaaatctagatattgtgttaaaaaaaaattaaatataaaaaagaaagagcttgttttttcttaaaatatgaTCATAactactaaaaaataattaggctCTAATTCCATTctgaaaaaatttaataaaagaacATTTAGGTGTAACataatagtaaataaaaattaacataaacaTGAGGTATAAGAGATTTATATAATGAGTGATTTTGAACCCAAATACCTCTATTCATTTCGTTATTCAGTTGTTTCTAATAACTacattatgtttattttatatgtatatgaAGGAATCATCAAGCATTGGTTATTTAGAAAGGTTCATTGGATACATCTTTATTATTAGATCATTAGTTTTGATTGgcaaataaattattgatattaagATAATCATTGATGGATTAAAGACATAATTGATTGATATTTGTTAATAATACATAATAACaaagatatttataattatCACTCGGATTCCATTAACCACAATACTTGCATAGTCTTACCCGTCCCTAACACTGGTAATTAGAAGGGATACCTAACTCTGGGTTTAGATTTGAATCAACATATTCATTAAAAAGTCTGTCAAAAAATATGATGTTTATTTACCCATAAAATATTAGTTTGACTGGACTATTCCAATCAAAATTTACCATGATAACCATCACTGAAATTTGTTTGCCAAATATTTAAGATTGAAAGGCAGTTatagaataaaacaaaaattattattttgaagacAACATTGTCTTATCCATTTTGTCCCATTATAATTCATAGGTAGAAGACTATACCAAGTCTTGGTTGCAGCTGAAGCAATTGTAGTCTTGATAATGTGgcttttattatatttcaatGAGTTaccctaattaaaaaaaaaaaggaaacaaatataatatcGACTTAGACAAAAAGGAAATAGATGGATTAGTGTTTGGTCTAACTTTAAAATTTCCACAATTCTCTAATGGCCAGGTTTAGGAGGGTTGGGCAAGTTATACATATCACATATAAATGACAATTAAGTTTAGTAAATCAATTAACAATGGAAACGAATAATGTGATGGTgtgttttaataaaatgaaatctaGATAAGACCATGtaagaaatttaaaatagattcaCAAACACTATCGATTATTTTCAAACAATAACTAGATATTGTGTCTATCAATCATGCTGAAGCAAAGCAATTATTGGTTAATAATGCAGAAAATGTTCTGCTGGAAGATTTTGGTTTCTTCAACCAAATTACGCTGATGGAAGATGAAAGGAATCGAATCCGTCACCTGTTGTCAGGAAACATTGCAACGTGATGAATATCTCAGGAATCAAAAATTAAGGTATTGAGCTAGACATGTTGAAGCAATAATATTGTTGCAGTTAAAGTACTGGTTAAACAAAATGAATAAAACAAAGAGTGTCACCTGGAAGGGATCCAAAACAGAGTCATGCATGTTGCGAGATGAATTCGTCACGGAATTGGTATCTTAATTAAAGAGACAAAGCTAAAAAGATGGAGCAAAAATTCCAAATTTTCGTGTCTGTGTCAGCATTACGTTGTCTTGTAGTTGGAGCAAATTGGGTTGCTCTGTGTTATTTGGCAGATTGTAGTTATGGTGTGTGGTCTGGTTTATTTAGAGTAAAACTACAGGATTTTTGTGACTAAACTAAGTTAATGGCAAAAGCTAAGCAACTAATGGGTAATAtgtgtttgattttatttgtttcaCTCCTATTATTGCCAATATGCAgcagaaaaaatattaaaaaatggttGAAAGGAACAATGGAGAATATTTACGCGGTTTTGGTTGGATTTGTGGGCTCTCAAGAGATCGAAAATGTTAACTTTTCCATGTAATGGAAATGGAAAAAGTATGTTAGTTGGACATTGTAAAAGAACCAGTTTACAAATAGTTGTGTGATTTGTTCTGTCTCTCAATATGAGattcatattttagttaacaaaacatatttttcttttcaattataatttaatacagCTGCTGAACATATTAGTACTAAAGTATTACTTACTAAATCAATAATTAGTACTAAATATTACTGTCTCTTATGTGTTCCATCCATTATTTCCAATGCTGTTACTCTTAAAACTAATTGTGTGGATTACTATTTTATTCTTCCAAATTTGTAATAACtgcttttaatataatattataacataatgttatttaaaaattatacattgtcgatctttttatatatactaAACAGTTGCGTTTATGCACatgacaattaaaaaaaatcattatagtagaattaatttaaacatatattactaaaatttataaaataactttttttaacaatttttataatgttataattatataatatgaacATCTGTAAATTTTCATCCAAATAAATGGTTGGAGATTAgaacatttcattatatatataagtgggtgcaaatttCACCTCATTAGTCGCTTTTACGGAattaagttaggcttaaaattcattttataatataaatagtaaaatTATAATCAGATATGTatgaaaaatagttataaaatattttatttttaaaaaaaaattataattataattatgtaataataatacttttaattttGATAGACGGTATTttaggataaaaaaattaaagagttagttAATGTATATAAAGATATACAGAATAAAActgataaaaaaagtgtacactAAACTATACTTACAAATTGTAATCTTATTATTAATTGTTACAGATACATTTTAACTAATTTAGTATTAGTTTAGTTCTTTGCTTTTTCAGTTCATGTAgtttacaattttaaatatttgagtttttcattttctctcctCCTTAGTTCACAATTATTCTTCAATCCCTTAGgttttgtcttattttatttattttttatgcaaatttATATTTGAAAGGTGATTAAATTCTTGAAATAGGTGATAACAAATATCAAACTATGTTAGATGATACTTTCTTcaagttgttttcttttattgattcatttttaaattcaattattgattaagattttctttttctttttgaatataCAAATTGATTGGTTTTGTGTCTTCTTTATTAAGCAAAGAATTTAAATTTGGGTTTCATGCATTCAAAGTTGAAGATAACTTGATTATGGTTTTGTTTGATATTTCACATTTCTTGAATGTAATTTTCTTCTAATTATTGCAATTCCTTTTAATTTGTACATTTACATTTTAGTTTATGCAttgaatttcttttaactttagTTTATTTCAATTGCAATTTTAATTCCAGTTATGTTATGTTTTCTCCTCTAAATTTTTCTAGTTTTAGTTTATTGTATAAACTATTTTTAGATATAAGTATCTCAAAAAGAAGTTTGACCTAGTCCAAAAACTCCAGGATAAAGCTAAGATATGAGAGGAAGCGTCCAAGCAAAGGGTTGCCCGTGGATACAACACCAAAGTCAAGATGAGATCCTTCGAAAAGGAGATCTAGTGTGGAGGTTAGCTCCAAATTGGGAAGGATCGTTTCACGTTCAGAAAAGCTTAAGCAATGGAGCATACTGGTTAGAACACCTGAGCAACAAAGAGATATCGAGAACctataatttatttcaattgaAGCAATGCAAAGGTGGTGTACTTTTTCCTACCACCAATATATTTCCCTAAAGAGTGTTTTATACTCCcaatattatattacaaaattttatcCCTTTTTATAAggattttcaaatttatatacacaaaaagataaaagatttttaattttttctctaCTAACTCCTCAGCTTATCAATGTTGAGATCCATTACTTGTAACCTCTACTCATGTGTAAAACACAATCATTATAGCTTTTAAAAAAACAaccataaacaaaaaaaatggataaactagtatttttaaaactttcaatTCAATTCTTTAACTGTTGTTTATTCAAGAATATCCTCATATATCTCAGTTTACATCACAACACATCAATCATCACACTTCATCAAATTTATGTACTAAAAAGGCAAGTATCCATAAATATCTAGTGTTTAACATGAATCATGTTAGAAATCTACTCACACCAACACATAGACATTCAACTCTACTTCCATAAGACCAGTGTATTAAAATAGAACTCAGAGACCTACTCATGTCATATTATCATATTCTCATTACAATATAATCTCCCCTTCAAGAAATTCATCGTCACATGACACGAGCAAATCCATATGATCTACTCTAATAAGTTCTTTAAAATCTCAAATTTAGTCATATGAACCTTCTTTGATATTCTTCATATATATGATTCCAATATATCAGTAGAGTGAGGATTATCTCTTTCACATGGTTCTCACAAATAAATACACTCCCCTAAAAATCTTAACacaatattttctttcctgaaaatcgTATGTAGTGATCACACTTTCACTTGAttcatcaatcatttcacaCATCATACAtccattaaagataaaatatttaacttatagatataaaaataaacattcattaaaattaaaaaaaaattacacaattattaaaaaaacaaaatcaaaagaagttttttttagcttgagcAAAAATTGGTCTCTTTTGAGCGAAATTTTTTTCGCTTGAGTGAAAATGAGACGAAGAGCATGTTCAATTCCAATATTAttttcgcttgagcgagaatcctCTGGCTTGGGCAAAAATAGACCCAAGAGTTCTCGCTCAAGTGAAAATGGGCCCGAAACAAAGTGAATTTTACTGTTACATTCTAGATTGAGCGAGGATCTTTCGCTTAAGCGAAAATCTCTCACTTGACCAAAAATATCAGAAgaaactttataaaatttattatttttcaagtgttctttaaaaaataaatacccaaatatatattttcacaaAACATACAAGATTAAAATGATATCACTTTGCTCAAAATTGGAGAGTTACTCTTCTTGAACTTTTATGCCAACCTATATACCAATACATTTATAATTCTAAACCAGattcattcaaattcaatttcaaaCTCAAACAACCACACTTCAAATGATTCATAGTACAATTCAAACATATTCAAGAATTTCATCTCGTCAAAATCAACATGTAATTTACATAATCAACAAAATCTACCATCTCTATAATTTTACATCCAATATCAATCAAAACACTCTAATTTACTCAACAACAAACACTGCAAGAAAAGATGAAGTTTGTGACCACATCACCTTCACATCGAAATCTTCTAACCTATGATTCTATTGAAAAGTAAAACGAGCTTCTCTTACCTCATTAGAAGTACGCGTGCCCACTAAGAGATCTAAAATACAGTGATAACGTAACATGCACCATAGAGTCATGATCAATGGTTCAAACATATCATTAGGACTTAGAGACTCATCCTAAAGTCTCGGGTACCTCATGCAAAGAAAATCTATCGAAGTAAATAGGAAAACATAAAACTaattcaaaggaaaaagaatataattgaacttactctaattaaaattttgattgacAATTTTGTTCTATTCACTGCTAGTAATCTAGTGGCGGCCTCTGATTGTCAGTCTTATAAAAGATGAGGttggaaatttaaaaagaagacaaatgagaaaaagaaaacttttctagagagatggtgattatattaaaaatgaaaaatgaataactgatttttttatttatatatactttttactttaataataaaatattcatgtgtcattttaattatactattactattctaaaactattttttaggtCCTTACATTTTTGCTAAAGTGGAAATAGAATGAAAATTCAAACTTTGCTTTTGGCCTATTTTTCTTAATAGAATTGAAAACCAACCTTCCTTTCAATCATATTTTCGCTTAAACCAAGTGAATGATTGTTTACTTGAACAAAAGTAGAATTGCAACTCAATCCAACTCTCCGCTAGATTTTCACGAGCGAATTTTTGTTCAAatcaaaaaagaaataaaattttcttctttcattGTCTTTTTAGTGAATTGTATGTGaatgtttattataaatataaataaatattaatttatatatttaattgatttattattttgtttaaagataaaaaataatgtagaaATTTCCAACTcatttttttactcttttttattctaaataacttatttttacttTCTAATTATAGtagagagaaagataaaaaaaagagtatgaAGAGATAAAAATAGAACCAATATATACAACAACTAcccaacaaaaaataaagaatcttgttgaaaagaaagaaaaaatatactatataatttaatttcttttaaatatttattaattttaattttagctACTGATACATCGTACGAAGATTTCTATCagatataattaatataatcatAATCAATCATCATTTCCAATCTTTTTAAATTAGGCGGCGGTCATTAAAATAATTGACACATTACTTCAAGACTTAATTGTAGTCAAACcagtattaataaaattatggcTATACTATATAAATGGTAATTTAACTTTTTTGCATTTTATtcactttgttttctttttaaatttaaatttagtttattatgAAAGCAGATCATTTTCTTTTcagtttaaatttaattctgttaatattttaaattaacctTTTAATTCATTCTCCACCTTTCTCCTTGgtccctcttttttttttctctacttCTCTCACTACACCTAATCTCTTTTTCTTCCTCTCCCACCTAAccacaaacaaaaaataattataggcAATAGGATGgggttaaaataataataataataataaataaataaataaataaatatcaaatcCTATTTAACATAAGAActttataacaaaattaaatgcATAATGCATATCACTTTATAAATCAAAAGTATTATTTCAGCCTTTAATAAGAAATTGATTTCAATCTCtttcataatataaaatttagttGTCAAACTCATGTAACTAAAGTTATACTTTgatatgaaatttaaattaggGTTCTTAATTGTGTCAAATAAAAGCGGGTTTTTTCTTACAAAGAGAATTGATTGATTGAATGAAT encodes the following:
- the LOC137830169 gene encoding pto-interacting protein 1-like, which encodes MSCFSCCEEDELQKSAESGGPYVVKNPAGNDGNYHASETAKQGTQPVKAQPIEVPNIPADELKDVTDNFGQDALIGEGSYGRVYYGVLKSEQAAAIKKLDASKQPDEEFLAQVSMVSRLKHENFVRLLGYCIDGSSRILAYEFASNGSLHDILHGRKGVKGAQPGPVLSWAQRVKIAVGAARGLEYLHEKADPHIIHRDIKSSNVLIFDDDVAKIADFDLSNQAPDMAARLHSTRVLGTFGYHAPEYAMTGQLNAKSDVYSFGVVLLELLTGRKPVDHTLPRGQQSLVTWATPKLSEDKVRQCVDTRLGGEYPPKAVAKMAAVAALCVQYEADFRPNMSIVVKALQPLLAARPGPAGETPN